GGGAATGGAGTTTAACTTACTTAATCTTTAAACCTGCaaagtactatatatatatatatatatatatatatatatatatatatatattttttttttttaaattcaggccTGATGcctaaaatacaatacatgatGATAATTGAAAAAGCGTTTGTGAATCACAGTCATGTAAAAAAGAAAGCGTTCACATTTTCGCAGGACTGTCTGTTGTAACAAAGCTGCTGGCGCTTCATTTTGAAATTGGAAGAGAGAGTTCACCTCCAGTGATGTGCCCATGATGAGCAGGAGATCTGCAAGAGGAAAGTCTGTGAGGTACTTGAAGAAGTGAGGCGGCAGTTCCTCTCCAAAAAATATTATGTCTGGTTTTACAACGCCCTTACAGGTCAAGCATTTGGGAATCACTCCGCTCATCAAGTCTGGCTAGTGAAAAGCAAAACAGTTAAGATTTCTTTAACAATgaaatttatgaaaatattaTAACTTGACAAAGAATGAACAAAATACTTTGATATTTAACTCACACGTAGATCCTCTCCCTTATATTTACTTCGGCAAACAGTACATGTGGCCGTAGCAAACGTACCGTGGGCCTCCACGAGCATCTCAGGAGGAATCCCAGCCACTGAATGAGAATGCAGCTAAATGTAGTAACATAACCACTTCTTTACAACAGGAATAAGTCAGATGCAGCAAAAGatgaaaatattaaatcatACATCTTTCCAGGCCATCAAtattctgtgtgtacattctgAGGAGCAGATCCTTCTTGTGAAGCAGTCGCACAAAATAGTGAGTAAGATTAGGCTGGAAATTTCCAGGATATAGTTCTTTAGCCAGGGTAAAGAATGGTTTAGGGTTGTGATGAAAAAAGGCAATTTCAAAAATAGCCTCAGCATAAGGCAGGTTATACTGCTGCAGGTTGTCATAGAGACCGTTTCCCGGGGACCTGCAAAGGAAATAACCACTCATCAAAAATGACAGAATATACATTTcgaagtgtaaaaataaatacagcggctgaaataaaaatttaacacatcaccatttttatcacttaatatatttccaaaggtgctatttacatgataatttcaccagatgttgggaacaacccaagtaatccatatatacaaagaaaatagaacaaataagatcagaaattaagttatgtgtattaatgtgaaatgacacagggaaaaagtattgaaaaacgccaactggtatttatttcatactttggacaaaagcctttgtttggaatgacagcctcctgtatggagaaactagtcgcatgcattgctctggtgtgattctGGCCCATCCCTCCACACAAACATCTTCTTTTATggttgaaggttccgtgggcttcttttatggaccttaagtttcagttctttccatagattttcgattggattcaagtcagctGATTGGCTGGGCGATtgtagcagctttattttttttctttgaactcaatagagagtttccttggcagtatgttttggattattatcctgatgaaatgtccaccctcgttgcattttcatcatccacatagatggcagcagagctttgtcaagaatgtctctgtagatttgcccattcatccttccttcaataaggTGAAGtgtaccagtaccatttgctgaaaagcagccccacatcaTCATgctcccacctccgaacttcactgttagtatggtgtttttagggtgatgtgcagtgcccatttgtcctccaaacgtggtgtgcattatggcatcaaAAGAgataaattttgctctcatcagaccagattatattctcccagtatttaactggcttgtccaaatgttgttcggcaaactttaaatgagctttgacatgcttttttttctagcagtggggtcttgcgtgatgagcgtacatacaggccatggcggcggagtgcattactcactgttctCCTTGTGAccacagtacctgctaattccaggtctttttgaagctctccacaggtggtccttggctcttggacaactcttctgattattcttcgCACTCCTCTATCAGAAATCATGCAAGGAGCACCTGTTCGAGGCCAATTTATGGtagtatgattggctttccacttacgaattatggccccaaccgtgctcactggaacatttaGAAGCTTAGATAAGCGCCTGTtaccaatgccatcattatgttttgcaacaattactttacgatggtcttgagacagctgtTTGTTCTTACCCAtaatgagatgtgtcttgactcacaccttggcaatgagacctttttgtaggccaccatttaggactgaaccatctgatattcatttgcactgacaaggggctggattgttgtttgattatttatttttttatgtattttaggggttgtctttgctttccatgcctttttgtacctccctttcttcatgtgttcaatactttttccctgtgtcatttcatattattacacacaacttaatttctgatcttatttatttgttctgctttctttgtatgtatggcttgcttgggttgttcccaacatctggtgaaaaaaTCATGTCACTAGCacctttgtaaatatatttagtgagaaaaatggacAAGAAACCATCAAGAACAGTTTTACCTGAAATCGGGA
This sequence is a window from Phycodurus eques isolate BA_2022a chromosome 2, UOR_Pequ_1.1, whole genome shotgun sequence. Protein-coding genes within it:
- the sirt3 gene encoding NAD-dependent protein deacetylase sirtuin-3, mitochondrial isoform X5, which encodes MLILFGLQPYMSVMAYSMSSRLFLYRRWFSRINRDRGQRSLCPCQGERSLSGSPGNGLYDNLQQYNLPYAEAIFEIAFFHHNPKPFFTLAKELYPGNFQPNLTHYFVRLLHKKDLLLRMYTQNIDGLERLAGIPPEMLVEAHGTFATATCTVCRSKYKGEDLRPDLMSGVIPKCLTCKGVVKPDIIFFGEELPPHFFKYLTDFPLADLLLIMGTSLEVEPFASLAGAVHSSVPRLLINRDLVGPFALRNNRPCDVVLLGDVVSGIQTLVNALGWTQELDALMAAAADKTITKTNEE
- the sirt3 gene encoding NAD-dependent protein deacetylase sirtuin-3, mitochondrial isoform X4 → MLILFGLQPYMSVMAYSMSSRLFLYRRWFSRINRGIPTSDRGQRSLCPCQGERSLSGSPGNGLYDNLQQYNLPYAEAIFEIAFFHHNPKPFFTLAKELYPGNFQPNLTHYFVRLLHKKDLLLRMYTQNIDGLERLAGIPPEMLVEAHGTFATATCTVCRSKYKGEDLRPDLMSGVIPKCLTCKGVVKPDIIFFGEELPPHFFKYLTDFPLADLLLIMGTSLEVEPFASLAGAVHSSVPRLLINRDLVGPFALRNNRPCDVVLLGDVVSGIQTLVNALGWTQELDALMAAAADKTITKTNEE